A genomic segment from Aegilops tauschii subsp. strangulata cultivar AL8/78 chromosome 1, Aet v6.0, whole genome shotgun sequence encodes:
- the LOC109734288 gene encoding uncharacterized mitochondrial protein AtMg00310-like: MNPDENAHDPDRGGLGIPTSRRMNVALMLRWVWRILRGDGGLWLQLLEAKYLQGQPLLACSLSVGSEFWKSIQAIEGEIRLGLRFSIGNGSGTQFWLDPWFEDEPLRLRFPRLFAICVDPTILV, from the coding sequence ATGAATCCAGACGAAAATGCTCACGATCCTGACCGCGGCGGCCTGGGCATCCCTACATCTCGCAGGATGAACGTTGCGCTGATGCTGCGGTGGGTTTGGCGGATCTTGAGGGGAGATGGGGGTCTCTGGCTTCAGCTGTTGGAGGCCAAGTACTTGCAGGGTCAACCCCTCTTGGCTTGCTCTCTCTCGGTCGGGTCCGAGTTCTGGAAGTCGATTCAGGCCATTGAAGGAGAGATCAGGCTCGGTTTGCGTTTCTCGATTGGCAATGGGTCTGGGACCCAGTTTTGGTTAGACCCTTGGTTTGAGGATGAGCCTCTTCGATTGCGGTTCCCGAGGCTCTTTGCGATTTGTGTCGACCCGACCATCCTTGTTTAG